The Pangasianodon hypophthalmus isolate fPanHyp1 chromosome 5, fPanHyp1.pri, whole genome shotgun sequence genome includes a window with the following:
- the csrnp3 gene encoding cysteine/serine-rich nuclear protein 3 isoform X2 encodes MIRCGSEAVMSGILKRKFEEVEGASPCSSLRESEEEEISSSESGDSSDSVNPSASHFTPSSILKREKRMRTQRVHFEKVTVYYFSRRQGFTSVPSQGGSTLGMSSRHSSVRQYTLGEFAKEQERLHRDMLRDHLKEEKLNSIKLRLTKNGSVESEEANALTVDDISDDDLDLDNTEVDEYFFLQPLTTKKRRALLRASGVKKIDVEEKHELRAIRVSREDCGCDCRLFCDPETCTCSLAGIKCQVDRMSFPCGCTKEGCSNAAGRIEFNPIRVRTHFLHTIMKLELEKSREQQQSSAPGPASVPAPNGNGYHSDTNGHCSPLTSGQHALEYPVPDSVQQSAIMHLQAVDDMDEALEEEEDEEEEEEEEEEDEDEDENEEDEDESSSLCSLSDSSTQSLANSDSEEEEDDDVDDDEDKAEEFEDGLTIAPLSHNEVVSPSSVMCYSENTVTQENQTNGNAYFINSSAEYYQMENASSASLLAAANQANESYGGDSTSYQERVTSTNGVMAPGAFNMTTEHYTDYSQPPEEQYTNHHFTLTNGSSATIGCCEPEQDKSMQSKGTYHSQSGELSQMEYQNYLNNNTEEGYTTNGNCFVVEQPKEASHSLSEVTSLADTTKGPPILEPFPEPTPV; translated from the exons ATGATCAG GTGTGGCTCAGAAGCAGTCATGAGTGGAATACTGAAGAGGAAGTTTGAGGAGGTGGAGGGAGCGTCACCGTGCTCCTCACTGAGGGAATCGGAAGAGGAGGAGATATCGAGCAGTGAGAGTGGAGACAGCAGCGACAGCGTCAACCCCTCTGCCTCTCACTTCACAC cctcctccatcctgaagcgAGAGAAGCGAATGAGAACTCAGAGGGTGCATTTTGAGAAGGTGACGGTGTATTATTTCAGCCGGCGACAAGGCTTTACCAGTGTGCCCAGTCAGGGAGGCAGCACCTTGGGCATGTCGAGTCGACACAGCTCTGTACGGCAGTACACACTCGGCGAGTTTGCCAAGGAGCAGGAGCGCCTACACAGGGACATGCTGAGAGACCACCTGAAAGAGGAAAAACTCAACTCCATCAAACTCAGG CTGACTAAAAATGGTTCTGTCGAGTCAGAAGAGGCAAATGCTCTCACGGTGGACGATATCTCAGATGATGACCTGGACCTGGACAACACAGAGGTGGATGAGTACTTCTTCCTCCAGCCGTTGACCACCAAGAAGCGCCGGGCCCTGCTTCGCGCATCTGGTGTCAAGAAGATCGATGTGGAAGAGAAGCATGAGCTGAGGGCCATCCGAGTGTCACGGGAGGACTGCGGCTGTGACTGCAGACTCTTCTGTGACCCAGAGACTTGCACTTGCAGCCTGGCAGGCATCAAGTGCCAG GTGGACCGCATGTCGTTCCCATGTGGCTGCACTAAAGAGGGCTGCAGTAATGCTGCCGGCCGGATTGAGTTCAACCCCATCCGGGTGCGCACGCACTTCCTGCACACCATCATGAAACTAGAGCTGGAGAAGAGCAGGGAGCAGCAGCAGAGCTCGGCCCCTGGTCCCGCCTCTGTCCCTGCCCCTAATGGCAACGGTTACCACAGCGACACCAATGGACACTGCAGCCCACTAACATCAGGCCAACACGCTTTAGAATATCCTGTCCCTGATTCCGTCCAGCAGAGCGCCATCATGCACCTGCAAGCTGTAGATGATATGGATGAGGCcttggaagaggaagaggatgaagaggaggaggaggaggaggaagaagaagatgaggatgaggatgaaaatgaagaGGATGAAGACGAGAGCAGCAGTTTGTGTAGCCTGTCGGACTCGAGTACACAGAGCCTGGCGAACAGTGActcagaggaggaggaagacgaTGATGTCGATGATGATGAAGACAAAGCAGAGGAGTTTGAGGATGGCCTGACCATCGCTCCTTTGTCACACAATGAGGTGGTTTCTCCATCCTCTGTGATGTGCTACTCGGAGAATACGGTCACACAGGAGAACCAAACCAATGGCAATGCTTATTTTATCAACTCCTCAGCTGAATACTATCAGATGGAGAATGCCAGCTCAGCATCACTTTTAGCAGCTGCTAACCAGGCTAACGAGAGCTATGGAGGAGATTCAACCTCATATCAAGAAAGGGTGACCAGCACTAATGGAGTGATGGCACCAGGAGCCTTTAACATGACCACTGAGCATTACACTGACTATTCACAGCCACCTGAGGAACAATACACCAATCATCATTTCACTCTCACTAATGGATCCTCAGCCACAATTGGCTGCTGTGAACCAGAACAGGACAAAAGCATGCAATCGAAAGGGACCTAccacagccaatcaggagagcTGAGTCAGATGGAGTACCAAAACTATCTGAACAATAACACAGAAGAGGGATACACGACTAATGGGAACTGTTTTGTGGTAGAGCAGCCAAAGGAGGCATCTCACAGCCTGTCTGAGGTTACCTCTTTAGCAGACACCACCAAAGGACCCCCAATACTGGAGCCTTTCCCTGAGCCCACCCCTGTTTAG
- the csrnp3 gene encoding cysteine/serine-rich nuclear protein 3 isoform X3, whose protein sequence is MSGILKRKFEEVEGASPCSSLRESEEEEISSSESGDSSDSVNPSASHFTPSSILKREKRMRTQRVHFEKVTVYYFSRRQGFTSVPSQGGSTLGMSSRHSSVRQYTLGEFAKEQERLHRDMLRDHLKEEKLNSIKLRLTKNGSVESEEANALTVDDISDDDLDLDNTEVDEYFFLQPLTTKKRRALLRASGVKKIDVEEKHELRAIRVSREDCGCDCRLFCDPETCTCSLAGIKCQVDRMSFPCGCTKEGCSNAAGRIEFNPIRVRTHFLHTIMKLELEKSREQQQSSAPGPASVPAPNGNGYHSDTNGHCSPLTSGQHALEYPVPDSVQQSAIMHLQAVDDMDEALEEEEDEEEEEEEEEEDEDEDENEEDEDESSSLCSLSDSSTQSLANSDSEEEEDDDVDDDEDKAEEFEDGLTIAPLSHNEVVSPSSVMCYSENTVTQENQTNGNAYFINSSAEYYQMENASSASLLAAANQANESYGGDSTSYQERVTSTNGVMAPGAFNMTTEHYTDYSQPPEEQYTNHHFTLTNGSSATIGCCEPEQDKSMQSKGTYHSQSGELSQMEYQNYLNNNTEEGYTTNGNCFVVEQPKEASHSLSEVTSLADTTKGPPILEPFPEPTPV, encoded by the exons ATGAGTGGAATACTGAAGAGGAAGTTTGAGGAGGTGGAGGGAGCGTCACCGTGCTCCTCACTGAGGGAATCGGAAGAGGAGGAGATATCGAGCAGTGAGAGTGGAGACAGCAGCGACAGCGTCAACCCCTCTGCCTCTCACTTCACAC cctcctccatcctgaagcgAGAGAAGCGAATGAGAACTCAGAGGGTGCATTTTGAGAAGGTGACGGTGTATTATTTCAGCCGGCGACAAGGCTTTACCAGTGTGCCCAGTCAGGGAGGCAGCACCTTGGGCATGTCGAGTCGACACAGCTCTGTACGGCAGTACACACTCGGCGAGTTTGCCAAGGAGCAGGAGCGCCTACACAGGGACATGCTGAGAGACCACCTGAAAGAGGAAAAACTCAACTCCATCAAACTCAGG CTGACTAAAAATGGTTCTGTCGAGTCAGAAGAGGCAAATGCTCTCACGGTGGACGATATCTCAGATGATGACCTGGACCTGGACAACACAGAGGTGGATGAGTACTTCTTCCTCCAGCCGTTGACCACCAAGAAGCGCCGGGCCCTGCTTCGCGCATCTGGTGTCAAGAAGATCGATGTGGAAGAGAAGCATGAGCTGAGGGCCATCCGAGTGTCACGGGAGGACTGCGGCTGTGACTGCAGACTCTTCTGTGACCCAGAGACTTGCACTTGCAGCCTGGCAGGCATCAAGTGCCAG GTGGACCGCATGTCGTTCCCATGTGGCTGCACTAAAGAGGGCTGCAGTAATGCTGCCGGCCGGATTGAGTTCAACCCCATCCGGGTGCGCACGCACTTCCTGCACACCATCATGAAACTAGAGCTGGAGAAGAGCAGGGAGCAGCAGCAGAGCTCGGCCCCTGGTCCCGCCTCTGTCCCTGCCCCTAATGGCAACGGTTACCACAGCGACACCAATGGACACTGCAGCCCACTAACATCAGGCCAACACGCTTTAGAATATCCTGTCCCTGATTCCGTCCAGCAGAGCGCCATCATGCACCTGCAAGCTGTAGATGATATGGATGAGGCcttggaagaggaagaggatgaagaggaggaggaggaggaggaagaagaagatgaggatgaggatgaaaatgaagaGGATGAAGACGAGAGCAGCAGTTTGTGTAGCCTGTCGGACTCGAGTACACAGAGCCTGGCGAACAGTGActcagaggaggaggaagacgaTGATGTCGATGATGATGAAGACAAAGCAGAGGAGTTTGAGGATGGCCTGACCATCGCTCCTTTGTCACACAATGAGGTGGTTTCTCCATCCTCTGTGATGTGCTACTCGGAGAATACGGTCACACAGGAGAACCAAACCAATGGCAATGCTTATTTTATCAACTCCTCAGCTGAATACTATCAGATGGAGAATGCCAGCTCAGCATCACTTTTAGCAGCTGCTAACCAGGCTAACGAGAGCTATGGAGGAGATTCAACCTCATATCAAGAAAGGGTGACCAGCACTAATGGAGTGATGGCACCAGGAGCCTTTAACATGACCACTGAGCATTACACTGACTATTCACAGCCACCTGAGGAACAATACACCAATCATCATTTCACTCTCACTAATGGATCCTCAGCCACAATTGGCTGCTGTGAACCAGAACAGGACAAAAGCATGCAATCGAAAGGGACCTAccacagccaatcaggagagcTGAGTCAGATGGAGTACCAAAACTATCTGAACAATAACACAGAAGAGGGATACACGACTAATGGGAACTGTTTTGTGGTAGAGCAGCCAAAGGAGGCATCTCACAGCCTGTCTGAGGTTACCTCTTTAGCAGACACCACCAAAGGACCCCCAATACTGGAGCCTTTCCCTGAGCCCACCCCTGTTTAG
- the csrnp3 gene encoding cysteine/serine-rich nuclear protein 3 isoform X1 encodes MKFEVTHILLLRCGSEAVMSGILKRKFEEVEGASPCSSLRESEEEEISSSESGDSSDSVNPSASHFTPSSILKREKRMRTQRVHFEKVTVYYFSRRQGFTSVPSQGGSTLGMSSRHSSVRQYTLGEFAKEQERLHRDMLRDHLKEEKLNSIKLRLTKNGSVESEEANALTVDDISDDDLDLDNTEVDEYFFLQPLTTKKRRALLRASGVKKIDVEEKHELRAIRVSREDCGCDCRLFCDPETCTCSLAGIKCQVDRMSFPCGCTKEGCSNAAGRIEFNPIRVRTHFLHTIMKLELEKSREQQQSSAPGPASVPAPNGNGYHSDTNGHCSPLTSGQHALEYPVPDSVQQSAIMHLQAVDDMDEALEEEEDEEEEEEEEEEDEDEDENEEDEDESSSLCSLSDSSTQSLANSDSEEEEDDDVDDDEDKAEEFEDGLTIAPLSHNEVVSPSSVMCYSENTVTQENQTNGNAYFINSSAEYYQMENASSASLLAAANQANESYGGDSTSYQERVTSTNGVMAPGAFNMTTEHYTDYSQPPEEQYTNHHFTLTNGSSATIGCCEPEQDKSMQSKGTYHSQSGELSQMEYQNYLNNNTEEGYTTNGNCFVVEQPKEASHSLSEVTSLADTTKGPPILEPFPEPTPV; translated from the exons GTGTGGCTCAGAAGCAGTCATGAGTGGAATACTGAAGAGGAAGTTTGAGGAGGTGGAGGGAGCGTCACCGTGCTCCTCACTGAGGGAATCGGAAGAGGAGGAGATATCGAGCAGTGAGAGTGGAGACAGCAGCGACAGCGTCAACCCCTCTGCCTCTCACTTCACAC cctcctccatcctgaagcgAGAGAAGCGAATGAGAACTCAGAGGGTGCATTTTGAGAAGGTGACGGTGTATTATTTCAGCCGGCGACAAGGCTTTACCAGTGTGCCCAGTCAGGGAGGCAGCACCTTGGGCATGTCGAGTCGACACAGCTCTGTACGGCAGTACACACTCGGCGAGTTTGCCAAGGAGCAGGAGCGCCTACACAGGGACATGCTGAGAGACCACCTGAAAGAGGAAAAACTCAACTCCATCAAACTCAGG CTGACTAAAAATGGTTCTGTCGAGTCAGAAGAGGCAAATGCTCTCACGGTGGACGATATCTCAGATGATGACCTGGACCTGGACAACACAGAGGTGGATGAGTACTTCTTCCTCCAGCCGTTGACCACCAAGAAGCGCCGGGCCCTGCTTCGCGCATCTGGTGTCAAGAAGATCGATGTGGAAGAGAAGCATGAGCTGAGGGCCATCCGAGTGTCACGGGAGGACTGCGGCTGTGACTGCAGACTCTTCTGTGACCCAGAGACTTGCACTTGCAGCCTGGCAGGCATCAAGTGCCAG GTGGACCGCATGTCGTTCCCATGTGGCTGCACTAAAGAGGGCTGCAGTAATGCTGCCGGCCGGATTGAGTTCAACCCCATCCGGGTGCGCACGCACTTCCTGCACACCATCATGAAACTAGAGCTGGAGAAGAGCAGGGAGCAGCAGCAGAGCTCGGCCCCTGGTCCCGCCTCTGTCCCTGCCCCTAATGGCAACGGTTACCACAGCGACACCAATGGACACTGCAGCCCACTAACATCAGGCCAACACGCTTTAGAATATCCTGTCCCTGATTCCGTCCAGCAGAGCGCCATCATGCACCTGCAAGCTGTAGATGATATGGATGAGGCcttggaagaggaagaggatgaagaggaggaggaggaggaggaagaagaagatgaggatgaggatgaaaatgaagaGGATGAAGACGAGAGCAGCAGTTTGTGTAGCCTGTCGGACTCGAGTACACAGAGCCTGGCGAACAGTGActcagaggaggaggaagacgaTGATGTCGATGATGATGAAGACAAAGCAGAGGAGTTTGAGGATGGCCTGACCATCGCTCCTTTGTCACACAATGAGGTGGTTTCTCCATCCTCTGTGATGTGCTACTCGGAGAATACGGTCACACAGGAGAACCAAACCAATGGCAATGCTTATTTTATCAACTCCTCAGCTGAATACTATCAGATGGAGAATGCCAGCTCAGCATCACTTTTAGCAGCTGCTAACCAGGCTAACGAGAGCTATGGAGGAGATTCAACCTCATATCAAGAAAGGGTGACCAGCACTAATGGAGTGATGGCACCAGGAGCCTTTAACATGACCACTGAGCATTACACTGACTATTCACAGCCACCTGAGGAACAATACACCAATCATCATTTCACTCTCACTAATGGATCCTCAGCCACAATTGGCTGCTGTGAACCAGAACAGGACAAAAGCATGCAATCGAAAGGGACCTAccacagccaatcaggagagcTGAGTCAGATGGAGTACCAAAACTATCTGAACAATAACACAGAAGAGGGATACACGACTAATGGGAACTGTTTTGTGGTAGAGCAGCCAAAGGAGGCATCTCACAGCCTGTCTGAGGTTACCTCTTTAGCAGACACCACCAAAGGACCCCCAATACTGGAGCCTTTCCCTGAGCCCACCCCTGTTTAG